A stretch of Coccidioides posadasii str. Silveira chromosome 2, complete sequence DNA encodes these proteins:
- a CDS encoding uncharacterized protein (EggNog:ENOG410PK04~COG:S~TransMembrane:7 (o39-59i71-92o104-124i144-169o189-207i228-246o266-285i)~BUSCO:11824at33183) — MMLTPSQSPQGQHPGKLRGPPYLPNAAGVGGVPTVSVDVPISAVFIAIFIVGAVGHMRLFKLNLSRGHKFIPSAVTFGFCMARIVANILRIAWATRQTNVRLGIAANVFVAAGVLLLFILNLLYCQRLLRASHPRLGWSRSMSYFIKALYIIIAATLVIVITATVQSFYTLNADIRRIDRNLQLYGGSYLTFISFLPLPILAYVQLAPRKGRAQPVESFGKGSWTAKCLIVGTAGVLLTLGAGFRLGTSAMPPRPVFHPAWYHHKACFYIFNFGLEAIVVYLFLLGRVDQRFYVPDGSSKVRNYSEKRKDSYAASLGGEKVQDEEEVSEVQKSETQVNTQRRKQLTAVYSVEQEPSPNGY, encoded by the exons ATGATGTTAACTCCTTCGCAGTCACCCCAAGGACAA CATCCTGGGAAGTTGCGCGGTCCACCTTATCTTCCTAATGCAGCCGGCGTTGGCGGTGTTCCCACTGTCTCCGTGGATGTACCTATTTCCGCTGTGTTCATAGCCATATTCATTGTTGGGGCCGTTGGCCATATGCGCCTCTTCAAACTGAACCTCTCTCGAGGACATAAATTCATCCCGTCCGCTGTAACCTTCGGTTTCTGCATGGCCCGCATAGTGGCCAATATCTTGCGAATTGCTTGGGCAACACGACAGACGAACGTCAGGCTCGGCATCGCTGCCAACGTCTTTGTGGCGGCAGGCGTGCTTCTTTTGTTCATCTTGAACCTACTCTACTGTCAACGGCTACTCCGTGCAAGCCATCCTCGGCTTGGATGGTCCCGATCTATGTCGTACTTCATCAAGGCGCTATATATCATTATCGCGGCAACTCTCGTCATAGTTATTACGGCTACCGTGCAAAGTTTCTACACCCTCAACGCCGACATTCGCCGTATAGACCGCAACTTGCAGCTTTACGGCGGTAGCTATCTGACGTTTATTTCGTTCCTGCCCCTTCCGATACTTGCCTACGTCCAGCTAGCCCCACGAAAAGGTCGAGCTCAACCAGTTGAATCCTTTGGGAAAGGTAGTTGGACCGCGAAGTGCCTAATTGTAGGTACTGCAGGGGTGCTTCTCACGTTGGGCGCAGGGTTTCGCCTGGGGACGAGCGCGATGCCACCACGACCGGTCTTCCACCCGGCGTGGTATCATCATAAAGCATGCTTTTACATCTTCAATTTTGGACTGGAAGCTATCGTGGTTTATTTGTTCCTCTTAGGCCGTGTTGATCAGAGGTTTTACGTGCCGGATGGGAGCTCAAAAGTGAGGAACTATtcagagaaaaggaaagacaGCTACGCTGCAAGTTTAGGTGGGGAGAAGGTCcaagatgaagaggaagtGTCTGAAGTGCAAAAAAGCGAAACCCAGGTAAATACACAGAGGAGAAAACAATTGACGGctgtctactccgtagagcaGGAACCTTCGCCGAATGGGTACTAA
- a CDS encoding uncharacterized protein (EggNog:ENOG410PTUJ) gives MDQATFDLSASPTQAFIAPAPDMHLLDGSNKPEQLSLDKTVEEASSIKQDSQLESDTKHSHFDVAFDEILSSHLGFGHNNGIMDGIGNRDSLESIPEPSYMDFEQYDAAQSRAFLHDSSSSGCGTLGDAWACHSTTVTPLDPTVQDPEVLSCFGSTQKIEANTSDSGPQAVSHTAVDVPATELMDTSTASTQAITEGQVADTPDTEGTGILLRFKSAAEANAYAPQKWPTPLNDPTIPQSQEGREAIVRELMEAMYCLTESKDNDGMVRPWREGRYSHHRVEISCWNVLEACVERHETGPLRYLWDNKDNSRPDSIATFEERIAIITKILKERKTICKRLIDVPFFLNFIDDPGYQANRVEQNKGLNAKKGMVIKAGKSALEKEERETGKALLPAPKGRHKKSNSSATEPLTPPELSRPVKRQKRAPVRTPSLANVSTGVATNVALDPYLNNPLPGLKLETPSSSTSSAFGYTQASNRSTMQFSTSIKADPHVDILQFNDNSHATHCNEYGVGLSRVMETYRPSAYATPISDLSQSSSPSVNNLRAQGNHAFGAHSGSFPMQGIQPPHFITVGAQTPHVSTCNIQTHEYHSSVVPTSNIQKSLIHQQGIHSSNFPTPEIQVPNASVSEFANQVGVLSEPSFQQQAPLPMPHDYHFPALCDLQDAQSFGFAEPIQVPTATRP, from the exons ATGGATCAAGCAACATTTGACCTGTCTGCTTCACCCACCCAAGCATTCATAGCACCAGCACCTGATATGCACCTTTTGGATGGCAGCAATAAACCTGAGCAGCTGTCCCTTGATAA GACTGTGGAGGAAGCTTCAAGCATCAAGCAGGATTCTCAACTGGAGTCAGACACAAAGCATTCGCATTTTGACGTTGCATTTGACGAAATATTGAGTTCACACCTGGGATTTGGTCACAACAACG GTATTATGGATGGCATAGGCAATCGTGATAGTCTTGAAAGCATCCCTGAGCCATCTTATATGGACTTCGAGCAGTATGATGCGGCTCAAAGCAGGGCTTTTCTCCATGACTCTAGTTCCTCCGGATGTGGAACACTTGGTGATGCATGGGCTTGTCATTCAACTACCGTAACGCCTCTAGATCCTACTGTGCAGGACCCTGAAGTTCTGTCATGTTTCGGGAGTACCCAAAAAATAGAGGCCAACACCAGTGATAGTGGGCCGCAAGCCGTCTCTCATACTGCTGTTGATGTCCCGGCCACAGAATTGATGGATACAA GCACCGCCAGCACACAGGCTATCACGGAGGGCCAGGTCGCCGATACCCCAGACACAGAAGGAACTGGAATCCTACTGAGGTTTAAGTCTGCCGCCGAAGCGAATGCATATGCACCACAAAAGTGGCCAACGCCCCTTAATGATCCCACTATCCCGCAATCTCAGGAAGGCCGTGAAGCGATTGTCCGGGAACTCATGGAAGCGATGTATTGCCTCACAGAGTCAAAGGACAATGATGGAATGGTCAGGCCTTGGAGAGAAGGTCGATATAGCCACCACCGTGTGGAAATCTCGTGCTGGAATGTCTTG GAGGCATGCGTTGAGCGTCATGAAACCGGGCCCCTTCGGTACTTGTGGGACAACAAGGATAACAGCCGACCCGACAGCATTGCAACGTTTGAAGAACGGATAGCGATCATTACCAAGATCCTAAAA GAACGCAAGACGATATGCAAGCGGCTAATTGATGTGCCTTTCTTCCTCAATTTTATCGACGACCCCGGATATCAAGCGAAT CGAGTCGAACAAAACAAGGGACTAAATGCGAAGAAGGGGATGGTGATCAAGGCTGGCAAAAGCGCGttggaaaaagaagaaagggagACCGGCAAAGCTTTACTCCCTGCTCCCAAAGGACGACACAAGAAGAGCAACTCTTCTGCTACTGAGCCCCTGACTCCCCCTGAGCTTTCTCGGCCGGTAAAACGGCAAAAGAGGGCACCCGTGAGAACCCCATCTCTTGCAAATGTCTCTACAGGTGTTGCTACAAACGTTGCCCTTGATCCATATCTCAACAATCCTCTTCCAGGTCTGAAACTGGAGACTCCTTCGAGTTCGACAAGCAGCGCCTTCGGATATACGCAAGCAAGTAATCGTTCCACTATGCAGTTTAGCACATCTATCAAAGCAGATCCTCATGTTGATATTCTTCAGTTCAACGACAACAGCCATGCCACTCATTGTAATGAATACGGCGTTGGACTATCTCGAGTAATGGAGACTTACAGACCAAGCGCCTATGCTACTCCTATCTCCGATCTCTCGCAAAGTTCAAGTCCATCGGTTAACAACCTCAGAGCTCAAGGGAATCATGCTTTTGGTGCCCATTCTGGATCTTTCCCAATGCAGGGGATTCAACCACCACACTTCATAACTGTGGGAGCTCAAACACCTCATGTTTCAACATGTAATATTCAGACACATGAATATCACAGCTCAGTCGTCCCGACCTCGAACATTCAAAAGAGTCTCATTCACCAACAGGGGATTCATTCTTCCAACTTTCCAACTCCAGAAATTCAGGTCCCCAATGCTTCAGTATCTGAGTTCGCCAATCAGGTCGGCGTTCTGTCAGAACCCAGTTTTCAGCAACAAGCTCCGCTTCCAATGCCCCATGACTATCATTTTCCCGCTTTATGTGACCTGCAAGACGCTCAAAGCTTTGGATTTGCTGAACCAATACAGGTTCCAACTGCGACTAGACCCTAA
- a CDS encoding uncharacterized protein (EggNog:ENOG410PIU0~COG:S), which translates to MEARGESWSLEAVDEGRERGSRRRKVFGYLRAANELRQAYSAQWSQRSQGTQGSSRDVQDDFPGFEMARSADEEMVLFPSYGKRHVKSETRNGNENDHDGLDSFDDDNTDRAQSQGIEYWESIWHRYEADNAIVDVDVRGWIFSPQKEPMSRKNRLLITLARKISGIPAPNQTLATDGHTFSQADSSLENQAESIVRKQTDSSDNGQPLGLTQDEIAAANAQLMDRLRPFLTNPAVGIPATIFFFNDIKSESRTVLTNEGGHFAARASLDFVPSHIRVLASENLSATEEVKIIEQNGVSIISDIDDTVKHSAIISGAKEMFRNTFVRDLADLSVPGVKEWYSQMARMGVDIHYVSNSPWQLYPLLKNYFSLVGLPPGSIHLKQYSGMLQGIFEPTADRKRPTLERIIQDFPGRQFILVGDSGEADLEIYTDLVLANPGSILGIFIRDVTTPGPNNFFDKSISHLEKPLPRRTTWDETLDSEKRRPPLPPRKPQQVQASSDEAMIGNLIELESDEDTYPLDIMSRKLSNTKSAPPTPPAKPSKLRGESVETTGSQEPEFLTVIRRKPVPPPPVKPSALSVGKGFSEPNSRTSSSSNVSTSNPPRAKELPPVPPPRRSGTSSSIKQQSEPPKPLPENSGTQHFVPPMSLSDRPFNTPYASSPSPIHPTSRTSTPQSLSSSDIPTPNKREEAWRRRWARAREILDRRGVMLQSWRVGDDVQDVCVRLVKQAQPNMNKEDVMTR; encoded by the coding sequence ATGGAGGCAAGAGGCGAAAGTTGGAGTCTCGAAGCCGTAGACGAAGGCCGAGAGCGAGGATCCCGGAGGAGAAAGGTCTTCGGCTATCTTAGAGCTGCAAATGAGCTTCGCCAGGCTTACTCCGCTCAGTGGTCACAAAGATCTCAAGGTACTCAAGGCTCGTCCCGTGACGTTCAAGATGATTTCCCGGGATTTGAGATGGCAAGATCCGCGGATGAGGAAATGGTCCTCTTTCCAAGCTACGGAAAGAGGCATGTCAAAAGCGAGACGCGGAATGGCAACGAGAATGATCACGATGGGCTAGACTCGTTTGATGATGATAATACTGATCGGGCGCAGTCTCAAGGGATCGAGTACTGGGAAAGCATTTGGCACAGATATGAGGCTGATAACGCAATCGTCGATGTTGATGTTCGGGGTTGGATTTTTTCACCTCAGAAAGAGCCAATGTCCCGTAAAAACCGGCTTTTAATTACTCTCGCGAGGAAAATCAGTGGCATTCCTGCACCAAATCAAACACTTGCTACTGACGGTCATACTTTCAGCCAAGCCGACAGTTCGCTTGAAAACCAAGCGGAGTCGATTGTCAGGAAGCAAACTGACAGTAGCGATAACGGTCAGCCGCTGGGGTTGACCCAAGACGAAATTGCTGCTGCCAATGCCCAGCTAATGGATCGGCTCAGGCCGTTTCTCACGAACCCGGCGGTTGGGATACCTGCGacaatcttcttttttaacGACATCAAAAGTGAATCGAGAACTGTGCTGACAAACGAGGGAGGTCATTTTGCCGCTAGAGCCTCCTTGGATTTCGTTCCTAGTCATATCAGGGTACTCGCCTCGGAAAACCTATCTGCTACGGAAGAGGTCAAAATCATCGAGCAAAATGGAGTAAGCATAATTAGCGATATCGATGATACGGTAAAGCATTCTGCGATCATTAGCGGCGCGAAAGAGATGTTTCGGAATACTTTCGTGCGTGACCTCGCTGATCTTTCTGTTCCCGGGGTCAAGGAGTGGTATTCACAGATGGCGCGCATGGGAGTTGACATACATTATGTTTCAAACTCCCCATGGCAGCTATATCCTCTCCTGAAAAACTACTTCAGTCTGGTTGGCCTCCCGCCCGGCTCCATTCACTTAAAGCAATACTCTGGTATGCTCCAAGGCATTTTCGAACCCACAGCAGACCGAAAACGACCCACCTTGGAAAGAATTATTCAAGATTTCCCCGGCCGGCAGTTCATTCTTGTGGGTGACAGTGGTGAGGCGGATCTTGAAATTTACACGGATCTTGTCCTCGCCAATCCTGGCAGTATTCTTGGTATCTTTATTCGTGATGTGACAACTCCGGGCCCAAATAATTTTTTCGATAAGTCTATATCGCACCTTGAAAAGCCACTGCCACGGAGGACCACCTGGGATGAAACATTGGATTCAGAAAAACGTAGACCACCTCTACCACCAAGGAAGCCTCAACAAGTTCAAGCAAGTTCTGATGAAGCGATGATTGGCAATCTGATTGAGCTTGAATCAGATGAAGATACATATCCTCTAGATATTATGTCCCGAAAACTTTCCAACACTAAATCAGCACCACCCACACCTCCTGCTAAACCTTCGAAACTTCGTGGCGAATCGGTTGAAACAACAGGCTCCCAAGAGCCAGAGTTCTTGACTGTTATAAGAAGGAAGCCTGTTCCACCACCACCTGTCAAACCCAGTGCTTTGTCAGTTGGCAAAGGCTTTAGCGAACCGAACTCTCGGACCTCATCTTCCAGCAACGTCTCGACCTCAAATCCACCTCGCGCAAAGGAATTACCGCCAGTTCCCCCACCTCGAAGAAGTGGAACAAGTTCCTCCATAAAACAACAATCAGAACCCCCCAAGCCTTTGCCAGAGAATAGTGGCACACAGCACTTCGTACCGCCAATGTCACTATCGGACAGACCGTTCAACACCCCATATGCTTCATCGCCCTCGCCCATACACCCCACATCTCGAACAAGCACTCCACAGTCTTTGTCGTCGTCTGATATACCGACCCCGAATAAGCGAGAAGAGGCATGGCGTCGTCGCTGGGCGCGTGCAAGAGAGATTCTTGATCGTCGAGGAGTGATGTTGCAAAGTTGGAGGGTTGGGGATGATGTACAAGACGTTTGCGTTCGCCTTGTTAAGCAGGCACAGCCGAACATGAATAAAGAAGACGTGATGACAAGATAA
- a CDS encoding uncharacterized protein (EggNog:ENOG410PJHU~COG:S~BUSCO:12085at33183) encodes MSPTPSDSPHGATDSALNSSNVLTLAASCLDKDAPNLNTAWEAIALVGHACMVAVDFRLIGLGEDRRVEQNAPTAVLPKEWNQTKIYSFQYAHSRSSMQFILKVIQLGNNAVVSAIALGDDRTASFDIFVRDYVSLSSLPISPSSDLSDTLNRVFISPERLKDLISLFRINVIQKLAPGLQKEGYEDTSQGAGGASRRRQEEVEDRRPPRDPLRDDRFPPPVQPHPFHDPLAAPPRRPLPAGDFPPPGFEDEYEINVPPRGYNPYGGERRPLNIGDRDLYPPGLGPHDPLRPHLGPSGGGGGMHPTFDDPIFGGTGGQGGPFDPQVPPGARYDPVGPGDGRPFGRGAGRGGGAGPGAGGFGGLGRFGGGFGGDII; translated from the exons ATGTCTCCAACACCGTCCGACTCTCCTCATGGAGCTACAGATTCAGCACTCAATTCATCCAATGTTCTGACCCTTGCCGCCTCGTGCCTTGACAAGGATGCACCGAACCTGAATACCGCGTGGGAGGCGATTGCGCTCGTGGGCCATGCGTGCATGGTTGCTGTTGATTTCAGATTAATCGGTCTCGGAGAAGATCGAAGAGTAG AGCAAAATGCCCCCACGGCCGTGCTTCCCAAGGAGTGGAATCAGACGAAAATTTACTCATTCCAATACGCGCATAGCCGATCTTCCATGCAATTCATTCTGAAGGTTATACAACTCGGAAATAACGCCGTTGTTTCTGCCATCGCTCTCGGCGACGACAGAACAGCTTCCTTCGACATCTTTGTTCGTGATTATGTTTCCCTATCATCTCTACCTATCTCTCCATCTTCGGATCTTTCGGATACCCTAAATCGCGTTTTTATCTCCCCTGAACGTTTGAAGGACCTCATTTCACTCTTCCGAATAAACGTTATTCAGAAACTCGCCCCAGGCCTACAGAAAGAGGGATACGAAGATACTTCCCAAGGCGCAGGCGGCGCTTCCCGGCGTCGCCaggaagaagttgaagatcGAAGACCGCCGCGAGATCCGTTGCGGGATGATCGATTTCCTCCCCCCGTCCAGCCACACCCTTTCCACGATCCACTCGCCGCTCCGCCCCGCCGTCCCCTTCCCGCCGGCGATTTTCCACCTCCGGGCTTTGAAGATGAATACGAGATCAATGTCCCACCTCGAGGATACAATCCGTATGGTGGCGAACGTCGGCCCTTGAACATTGGCGACCGAGATTTGTATCCTCCCGGCCTGGGTCCGCATGATCCGCTCCGGCCACACTTAGGGCCATCgggaggtggtggtgggaTGCACCCGACGTTTGATGATCCTATATTTGGCGGGACTGGCGGGCAAGGTGGGCCGTTTGATCCGCAAGTTCCGCCAGGCGCCAGATATGATCCTGTAGGCCCAGGAGACGGGAGACCTTTTGGGCGTGGAGCAGGCCGGGGAGGAGGTGCGGGGCCCGGAGCAGGCGGGTTTGGTGGACTTGGTAGGTTTGGAGGAGGCTTTGGGGGAGATATAATCTGA
- a CDS encoding uncharacterized protein (EggNog:ENOG410PJFG~COG:S~BUSCO:10810at33183) — translation MSTITMESQGLPPIRACLFDMDGLLINSEDLYTLVVNKILHEYGKPSLPWSIKAQLQGRPMPEAANIFHEWARLPISHAEYITKLSALQLQHFPTTEPLPGALDLVKSLAKTANTKNPVHIALATSSHSRNYTLKTAHLDELFSQFPSSRIILGDDPRIGHGRGKPRPDIYLLALEVINKELRESRCGEPEIKPEECLVFEDSVPGVEAGRRAGMRVVWCPHEGLLKEYSERIEEVLAGSTGEHKDLDSIDGVINGVIGTEPWRAVGAGKPGLIGDGWGQLLQSLEVFPYEKYGIQAPAI, via the exons ATGTCAACCATCACAATGGAATCTCAAGG TCTCCCGCCCATTCGGGCCTGTCTATTTGACATGGACGGCCTTCTGATCAATTCAGAGGACCTCTACACCTTGGTCGTGAACAAGATTTTACACGAATACGGCAAACCATCACTACCTTGGTCCATAAAGGCGCAATTGCAAGGTCGGCCTATGCCTGAG GCCGCCAATATATTCCATGAATGGGCTCGGCTCCCCATCTCCCATGCCGAATACATTACTAAACTCTCAGCTCTTCAACTCCAACATTTTCCTACCACCGAACCTCTCCCCGGGGCTTTAGACCTTGTGAAAAGCCTGGCAAAAACCGCCAACACAAAAAATCCAGTACACATTGCCCTCGCAACATCCTCCCACAGTAGGAATTACACGCTTAAAACAGCTCATTTAGACGAACTATTCTCTCAGTTCCCATCTTCTAGAATTATCCTTGGAGACGACCCTAGAATCGGCCACGGGCGTGGGAAGCCTAGACCCGATATCTATTTGCTAGCCCTAGAAGTCATAAATAAGGAGCTTCGCGAGAGCAGATGTGGAGAGCCTGAGATCAAGCCAGAAGAGTGCCTTGTTTTCGAAGATAGCGTGCCTGGTGTTGAGGCTGGGAGGAGGGCTGGAATGAGAGTTGTTTGGTGTCCGCATGAAGGCCTGCTGAAGGAATACAGCGAAAGGATAGAAGAGGTCCTAGCCGGCTCGACAGGTGAACATAAGGATCTCGATTCCATCGATGGAGTTATTAATGGTGTTATTGGGACTGAGCCATGGAGGGCTGTTGGAGCAGGCAAGCCTGGACTCATCGGAGACGGCTGGGGTCAGCTTCTCCAGAGCTTGGAGGTTTTCCCATACGAGAAATACGGGATTCAGGCTCCTGCAATATAA
- the RKI1 gene encoding ribose-5-phosphate isomerase rki1 (EggNog:ENOG410PGR7~COG:G), whose product MTILHRVKTLSRIQPVRLYLRTLSRGNAFSLFQQSSQIRFASAQLKMSAIEDAKRAAAREAVANHYPQNPKFVGIGSGTTIVYVVEAIKALGIDTSSTSFVPTGFQSNQLIVNAGLTPIAFDALPEGAVLDIAFDGADEVDDDLNCIKGGGACLFQEKLVALQAKEFIVVADYRKLQPRLLTAWPSIPIEVAPLASRRVITALQALGSPEPKLRQSLISQEGPVKTDQSFFLIDAPFPQLLTSSDIQSGKTASAKEGIWEVETLAKEIKQIPGVLEVGLFYGPTGPQAQATGGVGGQKPIAAYFGMADGSVSVRKVK is encoded by the exons ATGACGATTCTGCACAGGGTTAAGACACTGTCCCGCATTCAGCCTGTGAGACTCTATCTGCGCACCTTGTCGCGGGGTAACGCTTTCTCGCTTTTTCAACAAAGCTCCCAAATCCGGTTCGCATCGGCTCAGCTTAAAATGTCTGCTATAGAGGATGCTAAACGTGCGGCGGCGCGGGAAGCTGTTGCCAACCATTATCCTCAAAATCCCAAATTCGTTGGCATTGGGAGCGGTACAACCATCGTCTACGTTGTTGAGGCCATCAAAGCCCTTGGCATTGACACCTCCTCCACCTCATTCGTGCCCACTGGTTTCCAATCAAATCAACTCATTGTCAATGCAGGGTTGACACCCATTGCCTTTGATGCGCTTCCAGAGGGCGCCGTTCTGGATATTGCGTTTGATGGTGCCGACGAAGTCGACGATGATCTGAACTGTATCAAGGGCGGTGGTGCGTGCTTGTTTCAAGAAAAATTGGTTGCCCTGCAAGCAAAGGAGTTCATTGTTGTTGCTG ACTACCGAAAACTCCAACCACGACTTTTGACTGCCTGGCCTTCGATACCCATTGAAGTCGCACCACTCGCCTCTCGCAGAGTTATCACGGCCCTCCAAGCCCTTGGAAGCCCAGAACCCAAGCTCCGCCAATCGTTGATTTCTCAAGAAGGCCCTGTGAAGACAGACCAGAGCTTCTTCCTCATCGACGCGCCGTTCCCACAGCTCCTTACTTCCTCGGACATCCAAAGTGGAAAGACTGCTTCTGCGAAGGAAGGTATTTGGGAGGTTGAAACATTAGCGAAGGAGATTAAACAAATTCCAGGTGTACTGGAAGTTGGCTTGTTTTACGGACCTACTGGACCACAAGCACAGGCTACTGGTGGAGTCGGTGGCCAGAAACCGATCGCTGCATATTTTGGAATGGCCGATGGCTCAGTCAGTGTTAGAAAAGTAAAGTAG
- a CDS encoding uncharacterized protein (EggNog:ENOG410PN21~COG:S~BUSCO:13384at33183), translated as MSSSAKKPQVANEDSDNDENDVFHDARFPRDEEAQLLSQSNTQKSEANKLFSSACYSDAIVTYDRALSLCPNYLDYEIAVLRSNIAACHLKLEDWKAAVDSATASIECLDRVLPSFSTSAATGERDKSNEPAQPRDDANAVVEIGDGDEEDEAEQLRKLNESDAKREDVKRIRAKALMRRARAKLELGGWANLQGAETDYKELLELKVLPKNDELGVIKTLRDLPARINVAREKEIGDMMGKLKDLGNGILKPFGLSTDNFKFVKDESTGGYNIAFEK; from the exons ATGTCGAGTTCAGCAAAGAAACCACAAGTCGCAAATGAAGATAGTGACAATGATGAGAATGACGTTTTCCATGACGCCCGATTTCCCCGCGATGAAGAAGCT CAACTGCTCTCGCAATCTAATACCCAAAAGTCTGAAGCCAACAAGCTCTTCTCCTCCGCCTGTTATTCCGACGCCATAGTCACCTACGATCGCGCTCTCTCCCTTTGCCCGAACTACCTTGATTACGAAATTGCCGTTTTACGAAGCAACATCGCTGCATGTCACCTGAAGCTTGAAGACTGGAAGGCAGCTGTTGATTCGGCAACTGCGAGTATAGAGTGTTTGGACCGAGTGCTTCCCTCTTTTTCCACCTCTGCAGCTACAGGCGAAAGAGATAAATCAAACGAGCCTGCCCAGCCACGAGATGATGCAAACGCTGTGGTAGAAATTGGGGATGGTGATGAGGAGGACGAAGCCGAGCAATTAAGGAAATTGAACGAAAGCGACGcgaagagagaagatgtcAAACGAATCCGCGCCAAAGCACTGATGAGAAGAGCCAGGGCGAAGCTGGAACTGGGTGGATGGGCAAACTTGCAGGGAGCGGAGACAGATTATAAGGAGTTGTTGGAGCTGAAAGTGTTGCCGAAGAACGATGAGCTGGGTGTAATCAAAACGCTGAGAGACCTGCCCGCAAGGATCAATGTTGCGAGGGAAAAGGAGATTGGAGATATGATGGGAAAATTGAAAGAT CTTGGTAATGGTATTCTAAAACCGTTCGGACTATCGACAGATAACTTCAAATTTGTCAAGGACGAGAGTACAGGAGGCTACAATATCGCCTTTGAGAAGTGA
- a CDS encoding uncharacterized protein (EggNog:ENOG410PG4N~COG:T~BUSCO:8298at33183), with amino-acid sequence MSDPTFYQPMDTKMEIDSGRTPEPHHLSLASDPESIPTLDGWIESLMSCKQLAENDVQRLCDRAKEVLQEESNVQPVKCPVTVCGDIHGQFHDLMELFRIGGPNPDTNYLFMGDYVDRGYYSVETVTLLVALKIRYPQRITILRGNHESRQITQVYGFYDECLRKYGNANVWKYFTDLFDFLPLTALIDNQIFCLHGGLSPSIDTLDNIRALDRIQEVPHEGPMCDLLWSDPDDRCGWGISPRGAGYTFGQDISEAFNHNNGLTLVARAHQLVMEGYNWSQDRNVVTIFSAPNYCYRCGNQAAIMEIDEHLKYTFLQFDPCPRAGEPMVSRRTPDYFL; translated from the exons ATGTCGGACCCTACTTTCTATCAGCCAATGGATACCAAAATGGAGATTGACTCCGGCCGAACACCTGAACCCCATCACCTGTCTCTGGCGAGCGACCCTGAGTCTATACCGACCCTTGACGGATGGATCGAGAGCTTAATGAGCTGCAAGCAGCTGGCGGAGAATGATGTACAGAGGCTGTGCGATAGG GCAAAGGAGGTCCTACAAGAGGAGTCGAATGTTCAGCCAGTG AAATGTCCGGTCACTGTCTGTGGAGATATTCATGGCCAATTTCATGATCTTATGGAGCTCTTTCGAATTGGAGGCCCTAATCCCGACACAAATTATCTTTTTATGG GGGACTACGTCGACCGGGGCTATTATTCCGTCGAAACTGTGACCCTCCTTGTTGCCTTGAAAATCCGTTACCCCCAACGCATCACAATTCTTCGTGGAAATCATGAATCTCGACAGATTACTCAGGTGTACGGGTTTTATGACGAGTGCTTGCGGAAATATGGTAATGCGAATGTTTGGAAATACTTTACCGACCTCTTCGATTTCCTTCCTCTTACCGCCCTTATCGATAACCAAATCTTTTGCCTTCACGGAGGTCTAAGCCCGTCAATCGACACCCTTGACAATATCCGAGCTTTGGATCGTATACAGGAAGTGCCTCACGAAGGCCCCATGTGCGATCTCCTATGGAGTGACCCGGATGATAGATGTGGCTGGGGTATCTCTCCACGCGGTGCAGGCTACACGTTTGGTCAAGATATTTCAGAGGCCTTCAACCATAATAATGGACTCACTCTCGTCGCGAGAGCTCATCAGCTGGTTATGGAGGGTTATAATTGGTCCCAGGACAGAAACGTGGTAACCATCTTTTCAG CTCCGAATTACTGCTACAGATGCGGAAACCAGGCGGCTATCATGGAAATTGATGAACATCTTAAGTATACTTT CCTACAATTTGACCCTTGCCCTAGAGCAGGAGAACCAATGGTGTCTCGTCGCACTCCAGACTATTTCCTTTAA